From a single Vibrio tubiashii genomic region:
- the cysQ gene encoding 3'(2'),5'-bisphosphate nucleotidase CysQ, with the protein MPMTEDLSHHLPAVIEIARSAGQLILDIYEKKEYQAFTKSDETPVTSADIAAHKLIVERLTELTPDIPVLSEEAADISLDKRSQWDRYWLVDPLDGTQEFIARSGDFATIIALVENNKPVMGVVYGPVSGVTYYAYQGKGAWKIPDLSESVRIKTHQHDGKQSPIAIAISRRQDINRITSRMSSGWNYDLVPLGSAALKACLVAEGAVDCYLRLGPTGEWDTAATQCIVEEAGGRILSTLLEPLSYNERDTLENPNFIVLGDENLPWDEILKVKD; encoded by the coding sequence ATGCCAATGACAGAAGACCTTTCTCATCATTTGCCCGCAGTGATTGAAATTGCCCGTAGTGCTGGGCAGTTGATTCTCGATATTTACGAGAAAAAAGAGTACCAGGCGTTTACCAAAAGTGATGAAACACCAGTGACCAGTGCTGATATCGCCGCGCACAAACTGATTGTGGAAAGACTTACCGAGCTGACTCCAGATATCCCGGTGTTATCGGAAGAAGCGGCCGATATCAGTTTAGATAAACGTTCACAGTGGGATCGCTACTGGCTAGTTGATCCACTGGATGGTACCCAAGAGTTTATTGCCCGCAGTGGCGACTTTGCCACCATTATCGCTCTCGTAGAAAACAACAAACCCGTGATGGGAGTGGTTTATGGTCCGGTTTCTGGGGTGACCTACTACGCTTATCAAGGTAAAGGGGCGTGGAAAATTCCAGACTTAAGCGAAAGCGTGCGTATCAAAACCCATCAACATGATGGCAAGCAAAGCCCAATCGCGATTGCGATTAGTCGTCGCCAAGATATCAATCGCATCACAAGCCGAATGAGCAGCGGTTGGAATTATGATTTAGTTCCACTTGGCTCAGCAGCACTGAAAGCCTGTTTAGTCGCTGAAGGCGCGGTCGATTGCTACCTACGGCTTGGCCCAACCGGTGAATGGGATACCGCCGCAACGCAATGTATTGTCGAAGAAGCGGGTGGACGTATTCTAAGTACCTTATTAGAGCCGCTCTCTTACAATGAACGCGATACGTTAGAAAACCCGAATTTTATTGTCTTAGGTGATGAAAACTTGCCGTGGGATGAGATTTTAAAGGTTAAGGATTGA
- the spoT gene encoding bifunctional GTP diphosphokinase/guanosine-3',5'-bis pyrophosphate 3'-pyrophosphohydrolase — translation MYLFDSLKDVAQEYLTEPQIEALRQSYVVAKDAHEGQTRSSGEPYIIHPVAVARILAEMRLDIETLQAALLHDVIEDTEVTKEELEAQFGNTVAELVDGVSKLDKLKFRDRKEAQAENFRKMVLAMVQDIRVILIKLADRTHNMRTLGALRPDKKRRIARETLEIYSPLAHRLGIHNIKTELEELGFEALYPNRYRVLKEVVKAARGNRKEMIQRIHDEIEGRLEEVGLKARVFGREKNLFSIYNKMKTKEQRFHTIMDIYAFRVVVNNADTCYRVLGQVHSLYKPRPGRMKDYIAVPKANGYQSIHTSMVGPHGVPVEVQIRTEDMDQMADKGVAAHWSYKGNGERTGTTAQVKAQRWMQSLLELQQSAGNSFEFIENVKSDLFPDEIYVFTPKGRIVELPVGATAVDFAYAVHTDVGNTCVGARVDRNPYPLSKSLKNGQTIEIISAPGARPNAAWLNYVVTSRARTKIRQVLKTMRREESITLGRRLLNHALGELSLSDIDEENINHVLTDLKVESIDDLLADIGLGELMSIVIARRLLGDADELTEVESNNEGKKKLPIRGAEGILLTFANCCHPIPDDHIIAHVSPGRGLVVHREMCPNVRGYQKEPDKYMAVEWSDDYDKEFITEVTVDVQNRQGALAELTNVISKTGSNIHGLSTEERDGRLYTVTVLLTTKDRVHLAGIMRKIKAMPQTLKVRRRKN, via the coding sequence TTGTATCTATTCGATAGCCTAAAAGACGTTGCCCAAGAATACCTAACAGAGCCTCAAATTGAGGCTCTGCGTCAATCTTATGTGGTAGCGAAAGATGCCCATGAAGGGCAAACCCGCTCTAGCGGTGAACCTTATATCATCCACCCTGTTGCTGTTGCTCGTATCTTGGCTGAAATGCGCCTTGATATTGAAACCCTGCAAGCAGCCCTACTTCACGACGTTATTGAAGATACTGAAGTCACCAAAGAAGAGCTTGAAGCTCAATTTGGTAATACCGTTGCAGAACTGGTGGATGGCGTTTCTAAGCTTGATAAGCTTAAGTTTCGCGATCGCAAGGAAGCTCAGGCAGAAAACTTCCGCAAGATGGTGCTTGCCATGGTGCAAGACATCCGCGTTATTCTGATTAAGCTTGCTGACCGTACGCACAACATGCGCACGCTCGGCGCTCTTCGTCCAGACAAGAAGCGTCGTATCGCTCGCGAAACCTTAGAAATCTATTCTCCATTGGCGCACCGCCTTGGTATCCACAATATTAAAACTGAGCTAGAAGAGCTTGGTTTTGAAGCGCTCTACCCGAACCGTTATCGCGTTCTTAAAGAGGTAGTTAAAGCCGCCCGTGGTAACCGTAAAGAGATGATTCAACGTATCCATGATGAGATAGAAGGTCGCCTTGAAGAAGTCGGCCTTAAAGCACGTGTTTTTGGTCGTGAGAAAAACCTCTTCTCCATCTACAACAAGATGAAGACCAAAGAGCAGCGCTTCCATACCATCATGGATATCTACGCTTTCCGTGTCGTCGTCAACAATGCCGATACTTGTTATCGCGTGCTTGGTCAGGTACATAGCCTGTACAAGCCACGTCCAGGTCGGATGAAAGACTACATCGCAGTACCGAAAGCGAACGGCTATCAATCTATCCATACTTCAATGGTTGGCCCTCATGGTGTTCCGGTTGAAGTTCAGATCCGTACCGAAGATATGGATCAAATGGCGGATAAAGGGGTTGCGGCTCACTGGTCTTACAAAGGCAACGGTGAGCGAACAGGCACTACAGCGCAAGTCAAAGCTCAGCGCTGGATGCAAAGCCTACTTGAGCTACAGCAAAGCGCGGGTAACTCATTCGAATTCATCGAAAACGTTAAGTCAGATCTGTTCCCAGATGAGATTTACGTCTTTACGCCGAAAGGCCGCATTGTTGAGTTGCCAGTGGGTGCTACCGCAGTAGACTTCGCTTATGCAGTACATACCGATGTGGGTAATACCTGTGTTGGTGCTCGTGTTGATCGCAACCCTTATCCACTGAGTAAATCGCTGAAAAACGGTCAGACGATTGAAATCATCAGTGCTCCGGGTGCGCGTCCTAATGCTGCATGGCTCAACTACGTGGTGACGTCTCGTGCGCGTACTAAGATCCGTCAGGTTCTGAAAACCATGCGCCGCGAAGAGTCGATTACCTTAGGTCGTCGCCTGCTTAACCATGCCTTAGGCGAGCTTTCTCTATCAGATATCGATGAAGAGAACATCAACCATGTTCTGACCGACCTAAAAGTAGAGTCAATCGACGATCTACTGGCCGATATTGGTCTAGGCGAGCTGATGAGCATCGTCATTGCACGTCGCTTATTGGGCGATGCAGATGAGTTGACTGAAGTTGAGAGCAATAACGAAGGTAAGAAGAAACTGCCGATCCGCGGTGCGGAAGGTATTTTGCTGACGTTCGCTAACTGTTGTCACCCAATCCCAGACGACCACATTATCGCTCATGTTTCACCGGGCCGAGGCTTAGTTGTTCACCGCGAAATGTGTCCGAATGTACGCGGTTATCAGAAAGAGCCGGATAAGTACATGGCGGTGGAATGGTCTGATGATTACGACAAAGAGTTCATCACCGAAGTCACTGTCGATGTACAAAATCGTCAAGGCGCACTCGCAGAGCTGACTAACGTTATTTCAAAGACGGGTTCCAACATTCACGGACTTTCAACAGAAGAACGTGATGGTCGCTTGTACACAGTAACAGTACTGCTAACGACCAAAGATCGTGTTCACCTTGCTGGCATTATGCGTAAGATTAAAGCTATGCCACAGACGCTTAAAGTCCGTCGCCGCAAGAACTAA
- the bioH gene encoding pimeloyl-ACP methyl ester esterase BioH has translation MEKVLQTENNSKSLYWQSQGQGDDLVLLHGWGMNGAVWQQTVEVLSQHFCVHVVDLPGFGHSHQSSFENMHDLAEQVLLHAPEKAIWLGWSLGGLLATHIALNAPQRVEKLITVASSPKFAAERPWRGIQPNVLSAFTEQLVDDFQLTIERFMALQAMGSPSARQDVKQLKKAVLSRPTPNPTSLLTGLQLLADIDYRAELESLTIPMLRLYGRLDGLVPAKVASDVDSLAPNSDSYIFTDSSHAPFMTEFEAFCQQVHQFIDR, from the coding sequence ATGGAAAAAGTGCTACAAACTGAGAACAACAGTAAATCTTTGTACTGGCAATCCCAAGGTCAAGGTGATGACCTAGTGCTACTCCATGGTTGGGGAATGAATGGCGCGGTTTGGCAGCAGACTGTTGAAGTTCTTAGCCAGCATTTTTGTGTCCATGTGGTCGATCTGCCAGGGTTTGGTCATAGTCATCAGTCTAGTTTCGAGAATATGCATGATCTCGCTGAACAAGTCTTGCTGCACGCACCTGAGAAAGCGATCTGGCTTGGCTGGTCACTAGGCGGTTTACTGGCAACCCATATTGCACTCAATGCCCCGCAACGAGTCGAAAAGCTGATTACTGTCGCAAGCTCACCCAAATTTGCCGCCGAGAGACCTTGGCGCGGCATTCAACCAAATGTGCTAAGTGCGTTTACCGAACAATTGGTTGATGATTTCCAACTGACTATCGAACGTTTTATGGCCTTGCAGGCGATGGGGAGCCCTTCAGCAAGACAAGATGTCAAACAGCTGAAAAAAGCCGTTCTATCGAGGCCTACACCAAACCCAACCTCTCTGTTAACAGGTTTACAACTGTTAGCCGATATCGACTATCGTGCTGAGCTAGAAAGCCTAACCATCCCGATGCTACGTCTCTATGGCCGCTTAGATGGTCTTGTGCCTGCCAAAGTCGCCAGTGATGTCGATAGCCTCGCGCCAAACAGCGATAGCTACATTTTTACCGACTCTTCCCATGCGCCGTTTATGACTGAATTCGAGGCATTTTGTCAGCAAGTGCACCAATTCATTGATCGCTAA
- the gmk gene encoding guanylate kinase produces MGKGTLYIVSAPSGAGKSSLISAMLETNPTYAMKVSVSHTTRGMRPGEQDGVHYHFVQKEHFEELIEKSEFLEYAEVFGNYYGTSRVWIEENLDKGIDVFLDIDWQGARQIREQMPLAKSLFILPPSNGELERRLNARGQDSDAVIAKRMAEAKSEISHYSEYDYVIINDDFDTALMDFKAIIRAERLKQDKQAAKYKGMLDALLAE; encoded by the coding sequence ATGGGTAAAGGCACTCTATATATCGTATCTGCACCAAGTGGTGCTGGAAAATCTAGTCTGATTTCAGCCATGCTAGAAACTAACCCAACCTACGCGATGAAAGTGTCGGTCTCTCATACCACTCGCGGTATGCGCCCTGGCGAGCAAGATGGTGTTCATTACCACTTCGTACAAAAAGAGCACTTTGAAGAGCTGATTGAGAAAAGTGAATTCCTTGAATATGCCGAAGTGTTTGGCAACTACTACGGCACGTCTCGTGTTTGGATTGAAGAAAACCTCGATAAAGGCATCGATGTGTTCCTAGATATTGACTGGCAAGGCGCTCGTCAGATTCGTGAACAAATGCCTTTGGCAAAAAGCCTGTTTATCCTGCCGCCTTCAAATGGTGAGCTGGAGCGTCGCCTTAACGCTCGTGGACAAGACAGCGATGCAGTGATTGCTAAGCGTATGGCTGAAGCAAAATCAGAAATCTCACACTACAGTGAGTACGACTACGTGATCATCAACGATGATTTCGACACTGCTCTGATGGACTTTAAAGCCATCATCCGCGCAGAAAGATTGAAGCAAGACAAGCAAGCTGCTAAATATAAAGGCATGCTTGATGCGCTTTTAGCTGAGTAA
- the nfuA gene encoding Fe-S biogenesis protein NfuA translates to MSNTITITETAQKHFANLLGQQPEGTNIRVFVVNPGTQNAECGVSYCPPEAVESTDTELAFEFFSAFVDELSLPFLEDAEIDFVTDKMGSQLTLKAPNAKMRKVSDDAPLVERVEYVIQTQVNPQLAGHGGHVNLVEITDEGIAIVAFGGGCNGCSMVDVTLKEGIEKELLQQFEGELSAVRDATEHDRGEHSYY, encoded by the coding sequence GTGTCAAATACAATTACTATTACAGAAACCGCCCAAAAACACTTTGCTAACCTATTAGGTCAGCAGCCAGAAGGCACTAATATTCGTGTATTCGTGGTAAACCCTGGCACTCAAAACGCAGAGTGTGGCGTGTCTTACTGCCCGCCAGAAGCGGTAGAATCTACCGATACTGAATTGGCGTTTGAGTTCTTCTCAGCATTTGTTGATGAGCTAAGCCTGCCATTCCTTGAAGACGCTGAAATTGATTTTGTAACTGACAAAATGGGCTCTCAGCTAACTTTGAAAGCACCAAACGCGAAAATGCGTAAGGTTTCTGATGACGCGCCTCTAGTAGAGCGTGTTGAGTACGTGATTCAGACTCAGGTTAACCCTCAGCTTGCGGGTCACGGTGGTCATGTAAACCTAGTTGAAATCACAGACGAAGGCATTGCAATTGTTGCCTTTGGTGGCGGCTGCAACGGCTGTTCTATGGTTGATGTAACACTGAAGGAAGGTATCGAGAAAGAGCTCCTTCAGCAGTTTGAAGGCGAGCTGTCTGCGGTACGCGATGCAACCGAGCACGATCGTGGTGAGCACTCTTACTACTAA
- the trmH gene encoding tRNA (guanosine(18)-2'-O)-methyltransferase TrmH, producing the protein MNLERYNRIQEVLKARQADLTLCLEEVHKPNNVSAVIRTADATGIHKIHAVWPNEMRTLSHTSAGARNWVDVETHDSIDEAITELKAQGMQVLVTNLSETAVDFRDIDYTKPTAIILGSEKVGASEQAKKLADQDIIVPMVGMVQSLNVSVASAVILYEAQRQREAAGMYDNEVSSVPEETIHRLLFERGHPVLAKVAKRKKLPYPPLDEQGQIIADDEWWAEMQKK; encoded by the coding sequence ATGAATTTAGAACGCTACAATCGAATCCAAGAAGTGTTAAAAGCACGCCAAGCTGACTTAACCCTTTGCCTAGAAGAAGTTCACAAGCCAAATAACGTATCTGCAGTTATCCGTACCGCCGATGCAACGGGTATTCACAAGATTCACGCAGTATGGCCAAATGAAATGCGCACACTGAGCCATACTTCGGCGGGTGCTCGTAATTGGGTAGACGTTGAAACCCATGACTCTATCGACGAGGCTATCACTGAGCTCAAAGCTCAAGGCATGCAGGTGCTTGTGACCAACCTGTCTGAAACTGCAGTCGACTTCCGCGACATCGACTACACCAAACCAACAGCTATCATTCTCGGTAGTGAAAAAGTAGGCGCATCTGAGCAAGCCAAAAAGCTCGCTGACCAAGATATTATCGTCCCTATGGTCGGAATGGTGCAGTCTCTCAACGTATCGGTAGCCAGTGCAGTGATTCTTTATGAAGCGCAGCGCCAACGCGAAGCGGCTGGCATGTACGACAATGAAGTAAGCTCTGTACCAGAAGAAACCATTCATCGCTTACTGTTCGAACGTGGTCATCCGGTGCTAGCTAAAGTCGCCAAGCGCAAAAAGCTTCCTTATCCACCACTAGATGAACAAGGCCAGATTATCGCCGATGACGAATGGTGGGCAGAGATGCAGAAGAAGTAA
- the nudE gene encoding ADP compounds hydrolase NudE, whose amino-acid sequence MAKRNPPEILAKQTVAQSRLFAIEALDLRFSNGEHRTYERMKPSGRNAVMMVPVTDQGDILLVREYAAGTERYELGFPKGLIDPGETPQQAAERELKEEIGFGAHKLTPLKEVVLAPSYFSSKMTLFIAEQLYSEQLEGDEPEPLEVVRWPLAQAEELLTHLDFSEARSITALLLALRILK is encoded by the coding sequence GTGGCCAAACGGAACCCACCAGAAATTCTGGCGAAACAGACTGTGGCGCAATCTCGACTGTTCGCTATTGAAGCGTTGGATTTACGCTTTAGCAATGGTGAACATCGGACTTATGAGCGCATGAAACCTAGTGGGCGAAATGCAGTCATGATGGTTCCTGTTACCGATCAAGGTGACATTTTGTTAGTCAGAGAATATGCGGCGGGCACTGAGAGGTACGAGTTGGGTTTTCCTAAGGGGTTAATTGATCCTGGTGAAACTCCCCAGCAAGCGGCTGAACGTGAATTGAAAGAAGAGATTGGCTTTGGTGCTCATAAATTAACACCTTTGAAAGAAGTCGTTCTTGCCCCTTCTTATTTCTCTAGCAAAATGACCCTGTTCATTGCAGAGCAACTATACTCAGAGCAATTGGAAGGTGATGAACCAGAGCCGTTAGAAGTGGTTCGTTGGCCTTTAGCACAAGCTGAAGAGCTTTTAACACACCTCGATTTTAGTGAAGCGCGCAGTATTACTGCGTTGTTACTCGCTCTACGAATCTTAAAATAA
- a CDS encoding phosphoribosyltransferase family protein, with amino-acid sequence MLTQKVVKHIADLLPMHCEVCHLALAKPHPPSGICGHCSRYFAPVPRCQRCGLPTPFDIAECGECLKHPPKWQRLYCVADYQPPLAQYVHRLKYERQFWQASKLASLLAPRIETPAQIITFVPLHWGRYLRRGFNQSELIARSLARQLNVSCQPLFKRVRATPQQQGLTKLERKRNLDRAFLLNGEIVADHIAIVDDVLTTGSTVQHLCELLLEAGVKSVDIYCICRTPEPAS; translated from the coding sequence ATGTTAACTCAAAAGGTAGTGAAACACATCGCCGACCTGTTGCCGATGCATTGCGAGGTTTGCCATCTCGCGCTGGCCAAGCCACATCCACCTAGTGGTATTTGCGGTCATTGCTCGCGCTACTTCGCGCCTGTTCCTCGATGCCAGCGCTGCGGTTTACCCACTCCTTTTGATATAGCAGAGTGCGGAGAATGTCTTAAACATCCGCCTAAATGGCAGCGGCTCTATTGTGTTGCTGACTATCAACCACCACTTGCGCAATATGTTCATAGGCTTAAGTACGAACGGCAATTTTGGCAGGCGAGTAAGCTCGCGAGCCTGCTCGCCCCGAGAATAGAAACGCCCGCACAGATCATCACTTTTGTGCCCTTGCACTGGGGGCGATATCTAAGGCGCGGATTTAATCAGAGTGAGTTGATAGCACGTTCACTCGCACGTCAACTCAACGTATCGTGTCAGCCCTTGTTCAAAAGAGTGAGAGCAACACCTCAGCAGCAAGGTTTAACTAAGTTGGAACGAAAGCGAAATCTAGACCGTGCTTTCTTACTCAATGGAGAGATTGTTGCTGACCATATCGCGATTGTTGATGATGTTCTCACTACAGGTAGTACGGTGCAGCATTTATGTGAATTACTGCTTGAAGCGGGGGTGAAAAGCGTTGATATTTACTGCATCTGCCGTACTCCTGAGCCAGCAAGTTAG
- the recG gene encoding ATP-dependent DNA helicase RecG, with translation MSQLLSAIPLTSLTGVGAKVAEKLAKVGLNSVQDILFHLPLRYEDRTRIYPIVKLHAGLWAAVQGKVMSVDTLFGKRKMLSVKISDGNGTITLRFFNFTAGMKNNFAEGKTVHAYGEIKRGGYGLEIVHPDYKFYAPNQKADAEQTLTPVYPTTDGLRQVTLRNLTDQALELLDKAAVQELLPNGLYDHQITLAQALHTIHRPPPNINLEQFDEGKHPAQIRLIMEELLAQNLSMLAVRSKGQQDTALPLPARNKLKQQLLDQLPFSPTNAQARVVGEIEQDLEKPHPMMRLVQGDVGSGKTLVAALAALRALEHGYQVALMAPTELLAEQHAINFAAWLEPMGIKVGWLAGKLKGKAKEAELAQIANGEAQMVVGTHALFQEHVEFHHLALVIIDEQHRFGVHQRLELREKGAKQGAYPHQLIMTATPIPRTLAMTAYADLETSVIDELPPGRTPIQTVAIPDTKRDDIVERVKNACLNEGKQAYWVCTLIDESEVLEAQAAADTAEELQRKLPDVKIGLVHGRMKPAEKQAVMQDFKDNKLHLLVATTVIEVGVDVPNSSLMIIENPERLGLAQLHQLRGRVGRGSVASHCVLLYHSPLSKTAQKRLGVLRESNDGFVIAQRDLEIRGPGELLGTKQTGMADFKIADLVRDQRLIPEVQRIARHIHDNYPDNAVAIIDRWLGDRDVYSKA, from the coding sequence ATGTCCCAACTGCTATCTGCGATTCCTCTCACTTCTTTGACTGGCGTTGGTGCCAAAGTCGCCGAGAAGTTAGCTAAAGTTGGGCTCAATAGTGTTCAAGATATACTGTTTCACCTTCCTCTGCGTTATGAAGATCGCACTCGTATCTACCCGATTGTAAAACTGCATGCTGGCTTATGGGCAGCGGTACAAGGCAAGGTGATGAGTGTTGATACCTTGTTTGGTAAACGCAAAATGCTGTCGGTGAAAATCAGTGATGGCAACGGCACAATCACGTTGCGTTTTTTCAATTTTACCGCCGGAATGAAGAACAACTTCGCCGAAGGTAAAACCGTTCACGCTTATGGTGAAATCAAACGTGGTGGCTACGGACTAGAGATTGTCCACCCAGACTACAAGTTCTATGCTCCGAACCAAAAAGCTGATGCAGAACAGACATTAACTCCTGTTTACCCAACGACAGATGGTCTGCGTCAAGTTACGCTACGTAATTTAACTGACCAAGCCCTTGAGTTACTTGACAAAGCAGCCGTACAAGAACTGCTACCCAACGGTCTGTATGATCACCAAATCACCCTAGCGCAAGCACTGCACACAATTCATCGCCCGCCACCGAATATCAATTTAGAGCAGTTTGATGAAGGCAAGCACCCAGCGCAGATCCGCTTGATTATGGAAGAGCTACTGGCACAAAACCTGTCGATGTTAGCGGTGCGCAGCAAAGGTCAGCAAGACACAGCATTACCACTACCCGCTCGCAACAAACTTAAGCAGCAACTGCTCGACCAACTTCCCTTTTCACCCACCAATGCACAAGCACGCGTAGTGGGTGAAATCGAACAAGATCTCGAAAAGCCACACCCTATGATGCGCCTGGTTCAAGGGGACGTAGGTTCAGGTAAAACCCTAGTCGCAGCACTTGCCGCTCTGCGCGCCTTAGAGCATGGCTATCAAGTCGCACTGATGGCCCCTACTGAGCTACTCGCCGAGCAGCACGCGATTAATTTCGCGGCTTGGCTCGAACCTATGGGCATCAAGGTTGGCTGGTTGGCTGGCAAACTGAAAGGTAAAGCCAAAGAAGCGGAGCTTGCTCAAATCGCCAATGGTGAAGCGCAAATGGTGGTTGGCACCCATGCTTTGTTCCAAGAGCATGTCGAGTTTCATCACTTAGCTTTAGTTATCATTGATGAGCAGCATCGATTTGGTGTCCACCAGCGCTTAGAGCTGCGTGAAAAAGGGGCCAAGCAAGGTGCTTATCCGCACCAGCTGATTATGACCGCTACCCCAATACCTCGAACACTGGCAATGACCGCCTACGCTGATTTAGAAACGTCAGTGATTGATGAGCTCCCACCGGGGAGAACGCCGATTCAAACCGTCGCTATTCCGGATACTAAACGGGACGATATTGTTGAGCGAGTCAAAAACGCTTGTCTCAATGAAGGCAAGCAAGCCTATTGGGTGTGTACTCTGATTGATGAATCTGAGGTGCTCGAAGCTCAAGCGGCAGCGGATACGGCTGAAGAACTGCAACGCAAACTGCCAGACGTCAAGATTGGCTTAGTACACGGTCGAATGAAACCCGCTGAGAAGCAAGCGGTGATGCAAGATTTCAAGGACAATAAACTCCATCTATTGGTCGCGACCACCGTGATTGAAGTGGGTGTTGATGTGCCTAACTCAAGCTTAATGATTATCGAAAACCCCGAGCGTTTGGGTTTAGCTCAGCTCCACCAGCTACGAGGCCGCGTAGGTCGAGGTAGTGTCGCCAGTCACTGTGTGTTGCTCTACCATTCACCACTGTCGAAAACCGCTCAAAAGCGCTTAGGCGTTTTACGTGAAAGCAATGATGGATTTGTGATTGCACAGCGTGACTTAGAAATCCGTGGGCCGGGTGAGCTATTAGGCACCAAGCAAACCGGTATGGCTGACTTTAAGATTGCAGATTTAGTCCGTGATCAGCGCTTAATCCCCGAAGTTCAGCGCATCGCTCGTCATATTCATGACAACTATCCAGATAATGCTGTCGCGATTATAGACCGCTGGCTGGGTGATAGAGATGTGTATTCGAAGGCTTAA
- a CDS encoding ATP-dependent Lon protease, protein MLVSPTNVSVPLIAPSVNVQTEQAARDNKVREPIAPTIALTKSNAERKVTADDKRRKQSSWDPSEHPSYETEESGSVVAVSQEEPKDTLERLFQLLALESYSEHQGKGYAMRFRLPKRIIDAAITEGMMEKRRTVIKFHYGDAVAPNTPSDVIAVL, encoded by the coding sequence ATGCTCGTATCACCTACGAACGTAAGCGTTCCACTCATCGCCCCATCGGTTAATGTGCAAACGGAGCAAGCGGCGCGCGACAATAAAGTCCGAGAGCCAATTGCACCAACGATTGCATTGACCAAGAGTAACGCAGAACGAAAGGTAACAGCAGACGATAAGCGGCGAAAGCAATCCTCATGGGATCCCTCAGAGCACCCAAGCTATGAGACGGAAGAAAGTGGGAGTGTGGTTGCAGTTTCTCAGGAAGAACCTAAAGATACCCTCGAAAGGCTATTCCAACTGTTGGCACTGGAAAGTTATAGCGAACATCAAGGTAAAGGCTATGCCATGCGTTTTCGTTTACCGAAGCGCATAATCGATGCGGCGATAACAGAGGGGATGATGGAAAAACGCAGAACCGTGATTAAATTTCATTACGGAGATGCCGTGGCCCCAAATACCCCTTCTGATGTAATTGCGGTGTTGTAG
- the rpoZ gene encoding DNA-directed RNA polymerase subunit omega yields the protein MARVTVQDAVEKVGNRFDLVLIAARRARQMQTGGKDSLVPEENDKQTVIALREIEEGLITKEILDARERQEQQEQEAAELAAVSSIAHSR from the coding sequence ATGGCACGCGTAACTGTTCAAGACGCTGTTGAAAAAGTTGGCAACCGTTTCGACCTAGTTCTAATTGCGGCACGCCGCGCTCGTCAAATGCAAACTGGTGGCAAAGATTCACTAGTGCCAGAAGAGAATGATAAGCAAACGGTTATCGCTCTACGCGAAATCGAAGAAGGTCTTATCACTAAAGAGATTCTTGATGCACGTGAGCGTCAAGAGCAGCAAGAGCAAGAAGCCGCTGAACTAGCAGCTGTAAGCAGCATTGCTCACAGCCGTTAA